A stretch of the Oncorhynchus mykiss isolate Arlee chromosome 23, USDA_OmykA_1.1, whole genome shotgun sequence genome encodes the following:
- the LOC110503095 gene encoding NK1 transcription factor-related protein 2, with protein sequence MLDSKDSNVKMTSSHRISFSIIDILDPKKFNSKTKSELSPTKDKLPLLNAGLAHLEADTGADGEEPLERMKAGEHTKTDRSSSADLKHQVTANIPLLVHSATEPEEQIEGDVDSISSSAETSATHDPLPHKRRRSDLGCAKPRRARTAFTYEQLVALENKFRSTRYLSVCERLNLALSLSLTETQVKIWFQNRRTKWKKQNPGADSTMPPGSNSLVSINPSPVTCVSSSANYQTFPSFSSGNMIFHTDGAVPLSSTGGMLHPFLPNGYHLQPSYFTPHL encoded by the exons ATGTTGGATTCCAAGGATTCTAATGTGAAAATGACATCTAGTCATAGGATTTCTTTTTCTATTATTGACATATTGGACCCAAAGAAATTTAATAGCAAGACGAAAAGCGAACTTTCTCCAACAAAGGACAAGCTTCCTTTGCTGAACGCAGGACTGGCACATTTAGAAGCGGACACTGGCGCAGATGGAGAGGAGCCACTTGAGCGCATGAAAGCAG GCGAACACACAAAGACTGACCGCTCAAGTAGCGCAGATCTCAAGCACCAGGTAACTGCCAACATCCCACTTTTAGTACACTCAGCGACTGAACCAGAGGAGCAGATAGAAGGGGACGTGGACAGCATCAGCAGCAGCGCCGAAACTTCAGCCACACATGACCCCTTGCCCCACAAACGTCGACGCTCGGATCTTGGTTGTGCCAAGCCGCGACGCGCAAGAACTGCCTTCACCTATGAACAACTGGTGGCTCTGGAGAACAAATTCCGCTCTACGAGatacctgtctgtgtgtgagagactcaACCTGGCTCTGTCCCTCAGCCTCACTGAGACGCAGGTCAAGATCTGGTTCCAGAACAGAAGAACCAAGTGGAAGAAACAGAACCCGGGTGCGGACAGCACAATGCCACCCGGGTCCAACTCTTTGGTCAGTATCAACCCAAGTCCTGTGACTTGTGTGTCGAGTTCAGCCAATTACCAAACTTTCCCGTCTTTCAGCTCTGGGAACATGATCTTTCATACTGATGGTGCGGTTCCTTTGTCGTCCACTGGAGGGATGTTACATCCCTTCTTACCCAATGGTTACCATCTCCAGCCGTCCTACTTTACTCCACATTTATGA